A single region of the Gracilibacillus caseinilyticus genome encodes:
- a CDS encoding zinc metallopeptidase: MLGYLIYLVLLIAVPLWAQSKVKNTYKKYSQVMNANMMTGAEVARKILNDNGLFDVRIEETKGTLSDHYDPRKKVVRLSSDNYHGYSAAASAIAAHEVGHAIQDAEAYAFLRFRHTLVPIAGLGDKMSFIFIIAGILLGAMNLVLVGVIFMSFAVLFQLVTLPVEFDASNRAMNQLVSTGIIRNNEERQTKKVLNAAALTYVAAALVAVAELIRFASMFFLASDE; this comes from the coding sequence ATGTTAGGGTATTTAATATATCTGGTTTTATTAATTGCTGTACCACTTTGGGCCCAATCCAAAGTAAAGAACACGTATAAAAAATATTCTCAAGTAATGAATGCAAACATGATGACCGGTGCAGAGGTTGCCCGTAAAATATTAAATGATAATGGGTTGTTTGATGTCAGGATAGAAGAGACAAAAGGTACCTTATCAGACCATTATGACCCCCGTAAAAAGGTCGTTCGATTATCGAGTGATAATTATCATGGTTATTCAGCTGCTGCTTCTGCGATCGCAGCCCATGAGGTAGGACATGCGATTCAGGACGCCGAAGCTTACGCATTCTTACGGTTTCGCCATACTTTAGTACCAATTGCAGGACTTGGTGACAAGATGTCCTTTATTTTTATCATTGCAGGAATACTGTTAGGGGCAATGAACTTAGTACTTGTTGGGGTTATTTTTATGTCATTCGCAGTATTGTTCCAACTAGTCACGCTGCCAGTTGAATTTGATGCTTCCAACCGGGCAATGAACCAATTAGTCTCAACTGGTATTATTCGCAATAATGAAGAACGTCAAACGAAAAAAGTGTTAAATGCTGCCGCGTTAACATATGTTGCAGCAGCACTGGTGGCAGTAGCGGAGTTAATCCGCTTTGCATCCATGTTTTTCCTTGCGAGTGATGAATAA
- a CDS encoding nucleotide pyrophosphohydrolase, whose amino-acid sequence MYNKESMANMQQRVDQYISQFKEGYFSPLTMMTRFTEEIGELAREVNHLYGEKPKKNTEKDNSIEAELGDLLFVMICFANSQGISLDEAFDRTMNKIETRDKNRWTRKNSQEDQNE is encoded by the coding sequence ATGTATAATAAAGAAAGTATGGCGAACATGCAGCAACGAGTCGATCAATATATCTCACAATTCAAGGAAGGTTATTTTTCGCCATTAACTATGATGACTCGTTTTACCGAAGAAATCGGAGAATTAGCTCGCGAAGTCAATCACCTTTATGGTGAAAAACCGAAGAAAAATACAGAGAAAGACAATTCGATTGAAGCGGAGTTAGGAGACTTACTGTTCGTCATGATTTGCTTTGCTAACTCTCAAGGGATTAGCTTAGATGAAGCATTTGACCGAACAATGAATAAGATCGAAACAAGAGATAAAAATCGTTGGACAAGGAAAAACAGTCAGGAGGATCAGAATGAGTAA
- a CDS encoding CCA tRNA nucleotidyltransferase produces the protein MTDPLFLLAQEIVKRIEAHHYQAYIVGGAVRDALLQRQVDDIDITTSALPQEIQQIFPKVIPTGLQHGTVTVRFQQTSFEVTTFRTEGKYSDFRRPDQVQFVSDLKEDLARRDFTMNAIAIDSSFRPIDPFAGRKDIEANLIRTVGDPNQRFLEDPLRMMRAIRFQSQLGFLIDESALQAISEHRKWLSKIAVERISVEWMKTVTGSHFPRAKQSLVDTRLIDCLPVIGRNAAIQQVMEELDYSYTSIAAFVAYMELQVQTVPFSTWKREWKLSNQIKKDCEILYNSVLAYPANSLSWIIYQVEDRLLTDFQFLCQLYHQQQWSISFLQKQKERLPILTRSELAVNGKDIITLFPDKERGVWIQEMLSAVEKAVVEKQVHNNKNDIREWLQNYGFQ, from the coding sequence ATGACAGATCCGTTATTTCTATTAGCACAGGAAATCGTCAAAAGAATAGAAGCACACCACTACCAGGCCTATATTGTCGGTGGCGCTGTACGCGATGCACTACTTCAACGACAAGTGGATGACATCGATATTACAACGTCTGCTCTGCCTCAAGAAATTCAACAAATTTTTCCGAAAGTGATTCCTACGGGGTTACAGCACGGGACTGTTACTGTAAGATTTCAACAAACGTCCTTTGAAGTGACGACATTTCGTACAGAAGGTAAATACAGCGATTTTCGACGACCGGACCAGGTTCAATTTGTTTCTGATTTGAAGGAAGATTTAGCTCGAAGAGATTTTACAATGAATGCTATCGCGATAGACTCATCCTTTAGGCCAATTGATCCATTTGCCGGGAGGAAGGACATCGAGGCTAACCTGATCCGAACGGTTGGCGATCCGAATCAGCGTTTTCTGGAAGATCCATTACGTATGATGCGAGCAATCAGATTTCAAAGTCAGCTAGGTTTTCTGATTGATGAATCAGCTTTGCAAGCGATCAGTGAGCACCGGAAGTGGCTTTCCAAAATTGCTGTCGAACGTATCTCTGTTGAATGGATGAAAACAGTCACTGGCAGTCATTTTCCTCGAGCAAAGCAAAGCCTAGTTGATACTAGGCTGATCGACTGCCTCCCAGTTATCGGAAGAAATGCAGCTATCCAACAAGTGATGGAAGAATTAGATTATTCCTATACAAGTATCGCTGCTTTTGTCGCCTATATGGAATTGCAGGTCCAGACTGTCCCGTTTTCTACCTGGAAAAGGGAATGGAAGCTTTCCAATCAAATCAAAAAAGATTGTGAAATACTATATAATAGTGTACTCGCCTATCCTGCGAATTCGCTAAGCTGGATTATTTATCAAGTAGAAGATCGTTTACTCACTGACTTTCAATTTCTCTGTCAGCTCTATCATCAGCAGCAATGGTCGATTTCTTTTTTGCAAAAGCAGAAAGAAAGATTACCAATACTAACACGTTCAGAGCTTGCTGTGAACGGGAAAGACATCATTACTTTATTCCCGGACAAGGAAAGAGGCGTCTGGATTCAGGAGATGTTGTCTGCAGTTGAAAAAGCTGTCGTTGAGAAACAAGTGCATAATAACAAAAATGATATAAGAGAGTGGTTGCAAAATTATGGTTTCCAGTAA
- the bshA gene encoding N-acetyl-alpha-D-glucosaminyl L-malate synthase BshA, producing the protein MLKIGITCYPSVGGSGIIATELGKMLAKQGHEIHFITSSIPFRLDSFYPNIFFHEVELNHYPVFQYPPYDLALATKMAEVIDTEQIDIIHAHYAVPHAICAILAKQMAKHPVKIVTTLHGTDITVLGIDHSLKKMIQFGIEQSDAATAVSESLVGQTKEMLGVKCPLHVIYNFVNELEYVPNQKHHLKQKYGMADDDKVLIHISNFRKVKRLEDVIHTFQKVHEKEPSHLLLIGDGPEYGQIYDLVRALGLEEVVHFLGKQKNIPELLSIADIKLLLSEKESFGLVLLEAMACGVPCVGSNIGGIPEVIADGETGFIEELGDTEAFASRVLELLQNKQKWQQFSENAIERVTHRFSSEKIRKQYESLYYQVLGE; encoded by the coding sequence ATGCTTAAAATCGGAATTACATGCTATCCATCTGTCGGTGGATCTGGAATTATTGCGACTGAACTTGGAAAAATGCTGGCCAAACAAGGTCACGAAATCCATTTCATTACATCTAGTATCCCGTTTAGACTGGACTCATTTTATCCTAATATATTTTTTCATGAAGTGGAGTTAAATCATTATCCAGTGTTCCAATATCCACCATACGATTTAGCGCTGGCAACAAAAATGGCAGAAGTAATCGATACGGAACAGATAGATATTATTCACGCACATTATGCTGTGCCACATGCGATTTGCGCTATTTTAGCAAAACAAATGGCAAAGCATCCTGTCAAAATAGTGACAACGTTGCACGGTACGGATATTACCGTACTTGGTATTGATCATAGTTTGAAGAAAATGATTCAATTCGGTATTGAACAATCAGATGCTGCTACAGCAGTAAGCGAAAGTCTAGTTGGACAAACGAAGGAAATGCTCGGAGTTAAGTGTCCATTACATGTTATTTATAATTTTGTGAACGAGCTCGAATACGTGCCGAATCAAAAACATCATTTGAAACAGAAATACGGAATGGCGGATGATGATAAAGTACTGATCCATATTTCTAACTTCCGCAAAGTAAAGCGGCTGGAAGATGTAATTCATACGTTCCAAAAGGTCCATGAGAAAGAACCGTCCCATTTACTGCTGATTGGTGATGGACCAGAGTACGGACAGATTTATGATCTAGTGCGTGCATTAGGTCTTGAAGAGGTAGTTCACTTTCTCGGAAAACAAAAAAATATTCCGGAGTTACTTTCGATTGCAGATATTAAATTACTGTTATCAGAAAAAGAAAGCTTTGGGTTAGTTCTGCTTGAAGCAATGGCTTGCGGTGTGCCCTGCGTGGGTTCGAATATAGGTGGAATCCCAGAAGTAATTGCTGATGGCGAAACAGGTTTTATTGAAGAATTAGGAGATACAGAGGCGTTTGCTTCGAGAGTATTAGAACTGTTACAAAACAAGCAAAAATGGCAGCAATTCTCAGAGAATGCCATCGAAAGAGTGACACATCGTTTTTCATCGGAAAAAATCAGAAAACAATACGAAAGTCTATATTATCAAGTATTAGGTGAATAA
- the mgsA gene encoding methylglyoxal synthase produces the protein MKIALIAHDKKKQDIVNFTIAYTEILKHHTLLATGTTGKKISDATGLEIHRFQSGPLGGDQQIGARIADNEMDLVIFFRDPLTAQPHEPDISALMRLCDVYQIPLVTNLGGAEVMIRALDAGFFDWRKL, from the coding sequence TTGAAAATTGCCTTAATTGCACATGATAAAAAGAAACAGGATATCGTAAATTTTACTATTGCTTATACAGAAATTTTGAAGCATCATACCTTATTGGCGACTGGAACAACTGGGAAGAAAATCAGTGACGCTACCGGCTTGGAAATTCATCGCTTCCAATCAGGACCGTTAGGCGGTGATCAGCAGATTGGAGCGAGAATTGCTGATAATGAAATGGATTTGGTCATTTTCTTCCGAGATCCGTTAACTGCTCAACCACATGAGCCAGACATCAGTGCGTTGATGCGCCTTTGTGACGTCTATCAAATTCCATTAGTAACAAATCTTGGTGGTGCAGAAGTTATGATTAGAGCACTAGATGCAGGCTTCTTTGATTGGCGTAAATTATAA
- the dapB gene encoding 4-hydroxy-tetrahydrodipicolinate reductase — protein sequence MSKVKVIVAGPRGKMGSEALRMIEKQDDLELIACLDHKFEGKKVSEFEELPNFDVDIYTDIEQCFQAVDADVLVDLTTPEFGYLHTKTAIKYGIRPVVGTTGFSDEQLQELTDLAEEKGIGVIIAPNFALGAVLMMQFAKWAAKYFPDVEIIEKHHDRKLDAPSGTAVKTAQLIQEERESKTQGHPDEKETIAGARGADVDGMKIHSMRLPGLVAHQEVVFGSAGENLTIKHDSFHRESFMTGVKLAIDHVMKLDLLVYGLENILE from the coding sequence ATGAGTAAAGTGAAAGTTATTGTTGCTGGCCCGCGAGGAAAAATGGGCAGTGAAGCATTACGTATGATCGAGAAACAAGATGATTTAGAATTGATTGCCTGCTTAGATCATAAATTTGAAGGAAAGAAAGTTAGCGAATTCGAAGAGTTGCCCAATTTCGATGTAGACATTTACACAGATATTGAGCAATGTTTTCAGGCAGTCGATGCGGATGTATTAGTTGATCTTACCACTCCTGAATTCGGGTATTTACATACTAAAACTGCAATTAAATACGGAATCCGACCTGTTGTAGGTACAACTGGCTTTAGCGACGAACAACTTCAGGAGCTAACAGACCTAGCAGAAGAGAAAGGGATTGGTGTCATCATTGCACCTAACTTTGCTCTAGGAGCTGTATTGATGATGCAGTTCGCCAAATGGGCAGCGAAATACTTTCCAGATGTAGAAATTATCGAAAAGCATCATGATCGTAAATTAGATGCGCCTTCTGGAACAGCTGTCAAAACAGCACAATTAATTCAAGAAGAAAGGGAATCCAAAACACAAGGACACCCTGATGAAAAAGAAACGATTGCAGGAGCACGTGGAGCAGATGTGGATGGCATGAAAATTCACAGTATGCGGTTACCTGGTCTTGTAGCACATCAGGAAGTCGTATTCGGTTCCGCTGGGGAAAACTTAACGATTAAACATGACTCCTTCCATCGTGAGTCTTTTATGACTGGTGTGAAGCTTGCAATTGATCATGTGATGAAGTTGGACCTGCTTGTATATGGATTGGAAAACATTTTAGAATAG